One genomic segment of candidate division KSB1 bacterium includes these proteins:
- the groES gene encoding co-chaperone GroES translates to MNIKPLADRVVIKPIEQEEKKVGGIIIPDTAKEKPMQGEVVAVGPGKISDSGQKMAMEVKKGDKVLYGKYSGTEVTVDGTDYLIMRESDILAIL, encoded by the coding sequence ATGAATATTAAACCACTGGCTGATCGCGTGGTGATCAAGCCAATTGAGCAGGAAGAGAAGAAAGTCGGCGGTATCATCATTCCCGACACGGCGAAAGAGAAGCCAATGCAAGGAGAGGTAGTGGCTGTTGGACCGGGTAAAATCTCGGATTCGGGCCAGAAGATGGCGATGGAAGTGAAGAAGGGCGACAAGGTTCTGTATGGGAAATACTCCGGCACGGAAGTGACGGTGGATGGTACGGACTATCTGATCATGCGTGAAAGCGACATCCTGGCCATTTTGTAA
- the groL gene encoding chaperonin GroEL (60 kDa chaperone family; promotes refolding of misfolded polypeptides especially under stressful conditions; forms two stacked rings of heptamers to form a barrel-shaped 14mer; ends can be capped by GroES; misfolded proteins enter the barrel where they are refolded when GroES binds) — translation MAKIITYSMDARAALKRGVDALANAVKVTLGPKGRNVVIDKKFGSPTVTKDGVTVAKEIELEDPMENMGAQMVKEVASKTSDNAGDGTTTATVLAQAIFSEGLKNVTAGASPMHLKRGIEQAVKTVIEEVKKISKPVPGKTEIAQVGAISANNDKSIGDLIADAMEKVGKDGVITVEEAKSTETELKVVEGMQFDRGYISPYFVTDPENMEAVLEDAMILIHDKKISAMKDLLPILEKTAQMGRPLLIIAEEVEGEALATLVVNKLRGTLKVAAVKAPGFGDRRKAMLEDIAVLTGGRVISEEAGFKLENTTLSDLGRAKKVTIDKDNTTIVEGAGKTEDIKGRINQIKKQIEVTTSDYDREKLQERLAKLAGGVAVLRVGAATEVEMKEKKARVEDALHATRAAVEEGIVPGGGVALVRAIPALEKLKLDNADEQTGVNIVKRAIEEPIRQIAENAGWEGSIVVQRVKESKDVNFGFDADSEQFTDLFKAGVIDPTKVVRTALENAASVAGLLLMTEATVVEKPEKEKTPPVPAGGMGGGMY, via the coding sequence ATGGCAAAGATCATCACATACAGCATGGATGCGCGTGCAGCGCTCAAGCGTGGCGTGGACGCGCTCGCCAATGCGGTGAAAGTCACCCTGGGCCCCAAGGGTCGCAACGTTGTCATCGACAAGAAATTCGGCTCACCGACCGTCACCAAAGACGGCGTCACTGTGGCCAAGGAAATCGAGCTGGAAGACCCCATGGAGAACATGGGCGCCCAAATGGTGAAGGAAGTTGCCTCCAAGACCAGTGACAACGCCGGTGATGGCACCACCACCGCCACCGTGCTGGCGCAGGCGATTTTCTCGGAAGGCTTGAAGAACGTCACTGCCGGCGCCAGTCCGATGCACCTGAAGCGCGGCATCGAACAGGCTGTGAAAACGGTGATCGAGGAAGTGAAGAAGATCAGCAAGCCCGTGCCGGGCAAAACCGAAATTGCGCAGGTCGGTGCCATTTCCGCAAACAATGACAAATCCATCGGCGATTTGATCGCGGATGCGATGGAGAAGGTCGGCAAAGACGGCGTGATTACGGTGGAGGAAGCCAAATCCACCGAAACCGAGCTGAAGGTGGTGGAGGGCATGCAGTTCGACCGCGGCTACATCTCCCCGTATTTCGTCACCGATCCCGAGAACATGGAGGCGGTGCTCGAAGATGCGATGATCTTGATCCACGACAAGAAGATCAGCGCGATGAAAGACCTGCTGCCGATTCTGGAGAAGACGGCGCAAATGGGCCGGCCGCTGTTGATCATCGCGGAAGAGGTGGAAGGTGAGGCGCTGGCGACCCTGGTGGTGAACAAGCTGCGCGGCACGCTCAAAGTCGCGGCGGTGAAGGCGCCGGGCTTCGGCGATCGCCGCAAGGCCATGTTGGAAGACATCGCGGTGTTGACTGGCGGCCGGGTGATTTCCGAGGAAGCCGGCTTCAAGCTGGAGAACACCACGCTCTCCGATCTCGGTCGCGCCAAGAAGGTCACCATCGACAAGGACAACACCACCATCGTAGAGGGTGCCGGCAAGACCGAAGATATCAAGGGTCGGATCAACCAGATCAAGAAGCAGATTGAAGTCACCACTTCCGATTATGACAGGGAGAAGCTGCAGGAGCGCCTGGCCAAGCTCGCGGGTGGCGTCGCGGTGTTGCGTGTCGGTGCGGCTACCGAAGTCGAAATGAAGGAGAAGAAGGCGCGCGTGGAGGATGCGCTGCACGCCACCCGCGCGGCAGTCGAGGAAGGCATCGTGCCGGGCGGTGGTGTGGCCCTGGTGCGGGCGATCCCCGCGCTCGAGAAGCTCAAACTCGACAACGCGGATGAGCAAACCGGCGTCAACATCGTCAAGCGTGCCATCGAAGAGCCGATCCGCCAGATCGCTGAAAACGCCGGCTGGGAAGGTTCGATCGTGGTGCAACGCGTGAAGGAGAGCAAGGACGTCAATTTCGGCTTCGATGCTGACAGCGAGCAGTTCACTGATTTGTTCAAGGCGGGTGTGATTGACCCCACCAAAGTGGTGCGCACCGCCCTGGAGAACGCCGCTTCTGTCGCCGGCTTGTTGTTGATGACCGAAGCCACAGTCGTCGAGAAGCCCGAAAAGGAGAAAACCCCGCCGGTGCCTGCGGGTGGCATGGGCGGCGGCATGTATTGA
- a CDS encoding prephenate dehydrogenase, with translation MTEDAFEQQVIAIVGIGLMGGSLALALRERQVGQRILAVDHNPKTCAHARARGLEAVPDLGAVTQADVIILATPVRTIIELLPRVGALARAGALVMDLGSTKRDIVQAMNGLPAHLQVIGGHPLCGKETAGFASADAKLFQNAVFALSPLARTSAATLAHAQRLVQRTGARPLIVEAERHDRILATTSHLPYLLAAALMRVANEQARDEDLLFTLAASGFQDTSRLAASNTTMMLDILMTNRANVTEALRASARQLSEFADLMTNEEEFTLHTILATLANKRHTLFKQPSPIENQKSF, from the coding sequence ATGACGGAAGATGCGTTTGAGCAGCAGGTCATCGCCATCGTTGGCATCGGGTTGATGGGCGGTTCGCTGGCGTTGGCGTTGCGTGAACGCCAGGTCGGTCAAAGGATCCTGGCGGTGGATCACAATCCAAAGACGTGTGCGCATGCCCGCGCGCGCGGCCTCGAGGCCGTGCCGGATTTGGGCGCGGTCACGCAAGCCGATGTCATCATTCTGGCCACGCCGGTGCGAACCATCATCGAACTGTTACCGCGTGTGGGCGCACTGGCGCGGGCCGGCGCGCTGGTGATGGACCTGGGCTCAACGAAACGCGACATCGTGCAAGCAATGAACGGACTGCCGGCGCATCTTCAGGTTATTGGCGGGCATCCCCTGTGCGGCAAAGAAACAGCGGGGTTTGCTTCGGCGGATGCAAAATTATTTCAAAACGCGGTCTTCGCCTTGTCACCCCTGGCGCGCACTTCGGCCGCGACGCTCGCGCATGCGCAAAGGCTGGTGCAACGCACCGGGGCACGTCCGCTCATTGTGGAGGCGGAACGGCATGATCGAATTCTGGCGACCACCAGTCATTTGCCCTATCTCCTGGCGGCCGCTTTGATGCGGGTTGCCAACGAACAGGCACGCGACGAGGATTTGCTCTTCACTTTGGCGGCAAGCGGCTTTCAGGACACCTCGCGGCTGGCCGCCAGCAACACGACGATGATGCTCGATATTTTGATGACGAATCGTGCGAATGTTACCGAGGCGTTGCGGGCAAGCGCGCGCCAGTTGAGCGAGTTCGCCGATCTCATGACCAATGAAGAAGAGTTCACGTTACACACGATCCTGGCAACTCTCGCGAACAAACGGCACACGTTGTTCAAGCAACCCTCCCCGATCGAAAATCAAAAATCTTTTTGA
- the aroF gene encoding 3-deoxy-7-phosphoheptulonate synthase: MVIVMKHHATHEQIQRVVRHIATLGYRAHLSQGEERTIIGVIGDERPIEPESFELLEGVERAVRILHPFKLASRDFHPDDSIVKINGLAIGDRQIIVMAGPCSVESREQLLETAAAVKQAGAHILRGGAFKPRTSPYAFQGLGLKGLELLQEAREAFHLPIITEVMSPPEVTLVAQYADILQIGARNMQNYALLHAVGEIQKPVLLKRGLMSTIEELLMAAEYILSHGNTRVLLCERGIRTFETATRNTFDVNALPVLKSLTHLPVIADPSHGTGHWELVTPIARAAIAAGADGLLVEVHHDPARALSDGAQSLKPENFARLLEQVRRVAQAVERSV, translated from the coding sequence ATGGTAATTGTCATGAAGCATCATGCGACGCACGAACAAATCCAACGCGTGGTACGCCACATCGCAACACTGGGCTACCGGGCCCACCTCTCGCAGGGCGAAGAGCGCACCATCATCGGTGTCATTGGCGATGAGCGTCCGATTGAGCCGGAATCTTTTGAGTTGCTGGAGGGAGTGGAACGCGCCGTGCGCATCCTGCATCCGTTCAAACTCGCTTCGCGCGATTTTCACCCGGACGATTCCATTGTCAAGATCAATGGCCTGGCCATCGGGGACAGGCAAATCATTGTGATGGCGGGCCCTTGTTCCGTCGAGTCGCGTGAGCAATTGCTGGAGACGGCGGCGGCGGTGAAGCAGGCGGGCGCACACATTTTGCGCGGGGGCGCTTTCAAACCGCGCACTTCACCCTACGCCTTTCAAGGTCTGGGACTCAAGGGGCTGGAACTCCTGCAGGAAGCGCGCGAGGCATTTCATCTCCCCATCATCACGGAGGTGATGTCGCCGCCAGAGGTGACGCTCGTGGCGCAGTACGCCGATATTTTGCAAATCGGTGCGCGCAATATGCAAAATTATGCCCTCCTGCACGCCGTGGGCGAAATTCAAAAACCGGTCCTGCTCAAACGCGGTTTGATGTCCACCATTGAGGAGTTGTTGATGGCGGCGGAGTATATTCTGTCGCACGGCAACACACGCGTGCTCCTGTGCGAACGCGGCATTCGCACCTTTGAAACTGCCACGCGCAACACGTTTGATGTCAATGCGCTCCCGGTGCTCAAATCACTCACGCATTTGCCGGTCATCGCCGATCCCAGTCACGGCACCGGCCACTGGGAGTTGGTGACGCCCATTGCGCGCGCCGCGATTGCGGCGGGCGCGGATGGTTTGCTGGTCGAAGTGCATCACGATCCCGCACGGGCTTTGAGCGACGGGGCGCAATCGCTCAAGCCGGAAAATTTTGCGCGCCTGCTGGAGCAGGTGCGGCGCGTGGCGCAGGCGGTTGAACGCAGTGTGTAA
- the aroH gene encoding chorismate mutase translates to MPIRAIRGATTANANTCEAILDATRELLLAIVQANQLTVADIVSVWFTMTPDLDAAFPARAARELGWTCVALLDTQAPRIAQDVPRCIRVMMHCETERTISDLRHIYLREAKHLRSDWVEEQTR, encoded by the coding sequence ATGCCCATTCGTGCCATTCGTGGTGCGACTACTGCCAACGCCAATACCTGCGAAGCCATCCTGGATGCCACCCGCGAACTTCTGCTTGCCATCGTTCAAGCCAATCAACTCACGGTCGCGGACATTGTCAGCGTTTGGTTCACCATGACGCCGGATTTGGACGCAGCTTTCCCGGCACGCGCCGCACGTGAGCTGGGGTGGACCTGCGTGGCTTTGCTTGACACACAGGCTCCGCGGATCGCGCAAGATGTGCCGCGCTGCATTCGGGTGATGATGCACTGCGAAACGGAGCGGACGATCAGCGATCTGCGACACATTTACCTGCGCGAGGCAAAACATTTGCGCTCCGATTGGGTCGAGGAACAAACACGATGA
- the tkt gene encoding transketolase — protein sequence MADPSPLDLLCINTIRTLAIDAIQKANSGHPGLPMGAATMAYVLWDRFLKHNPANPHWPDRDRFVLSAGHGSMLLYSLLHLTGYDVSLSDLQNFRQLGSKTPGHPEHGLTPGVETTTGPLGQGFGNGVGMAIAEAHLAAVFNRPGFEIVNHYTYALVSDGDLMEGVAAEAASLAGHLRLGKLIYLYDDNRISIEGSTDLTFTEDRALRFAAYGWHVQTVTDGNDLTALEKALAGARAHTDQPSLIIVRTHIGYGSPNKQDTAAVHGEPLGREEVVLTKRAYGWPENEAFHLPEAAVQHFRKALARGREAEEAWRQKFAAYEQAFPELAARFKRVMAGELPAGWDQDIPIFPADAKGMATRVASGKVLNAIAARLPELLGGSADLAPSTKTLITQEKDFGPEHRTGRNLRFGVREHAMGSICNGIALHGGLRPYAGTFLVFSDYMRPAIRLAALSELPVIYVFTHDSIGLGEDGPTHQPIEHFAALRAIPKLIFLRPCDANETAEAWRFAIRHREGPVALALTRQDVPTLDRSRCSAAAGLQRGAYILWESKIGTPRIILIASGSEVWPTWQAAQQLNERGLAVRVISMPSWELFEAQPQSYREEVLPPEATARLAVESGISLGWHKYIGPHGSTVTIDHRYGASAPVAAVMKAYGFTVENIVTRALALLT from the coding sequence ATGGCTGATCCTTCCCCGCTCGATCTGCTCTGTATCAATACCATTCGCACCCTCGCGATTGACGCGATTCAGAAGGCCAACAGCGGCCATCCCGGACTGCCCATGGGCGCTGCCACCATGGCCTATGTGCTGTGGGATCGTTTCCTCAAGCACAACCCCGCCAATCCTCACTGGCCTGATCGTGACCGCTTTGTCCTCTCGGCGGGCCACGGCTCGATGCTGCTCTACAGCCTGCTGCATCTCACCGGCTATGACGTGTCGCTCAGCGACCTGCAAAATTTCCGGCAGCTCGGCAGCAAAACGCCCGGCCATCCTGAGCACGGTCTTACGCCCGGCGTTGAAACTACCACTGGGCCACTGGGCCAGGGCTTTGGTAATGGCGTGGGCATGGCGATTGCCGAAGCCCATCTTGCCGCCGTGTTCAATCGTCCCGGCTTCGAAATCGTGAATCACTACACCTATGCCCTTGTCAGCGACGGCGACCTGATGGAAGGCGTGGCTGCGGAGGCGGCGTCCCTGGCAGGCCACCTGCGCCTGGGCAAACTGATCTATCTCTACGATGACAACCGCATCTCGATCGAGGGCAGCACCGACCTCACTTTCACGGAAGATCGTGCCCTGCGTTTTGCCGCCTATGGCTGGCACGTGCAGACCGTGACGGATGGCAATGACCTGACTGCGCTTGAAAAAGCCCTGGCAGGGGCGCGCGCACACACCGACCAGCCCTCGCTGATCATCGTACGCACCCACATCGGCTATGGCAGTCCCAACAAACAGGACACTGCCGCCGTGCACGGGGAACCGCTGGGCAGGGAGGAAGTGGTGCTCACCAAGCGTGCTTATGGCTGGCCGGAGAATGAGGCCTTTCATTTGCCCGAGGCCGCGGTGCAGCACTTTCGCAAAGCTTTGGCCCGCGGCCGGGAGGCGGAAGAGGCGTGGCGGCAGAAATTTGCGGCGTATGAACAGGCCTTTCCCGAGTTGGCGGCGCGCTTCAAGCGCGTGATGGCCGGCGAGTTGCCTGCCGGCTGGGACCAGGACATTCCAATTTTTCCGGCGGACGCCAAAGGCATGGCCACACGGGTGGCGAGCGGCAAAGTGCTGAATGCCATTGCCGCCCGCCTGCCGGAATTGCTGGGCGGCTCGGCGGACCTCGCGCCCAGCACCAAAACTCTGATCACTCAGGAAAAAGATTTTGGCCCCGAGCATCGCACCGGCCGCAATCTGCGCTTTGGCGTGCGCGAGCATGCCATGGGCAGCATCTGTAACGGCATTGCCCTGCACGGGGGTCTGCGGCCGTATGCCGGCACATTTCTGGTATTCTCCGACTACATGCGCCCCGCCATTCGTCTGGCGGCCCTCAGCGAGCTGCCGGTAATCTATGTCTTCACACATGACAGCATCGGCCTGGGCGAAGACGGTCCCACGCATCAACCCATCGAGCATTTTGCCGCGTTGCGCGCCATTCCGAAACTGATCTTCCTGCGGCCGTGTGATGCCAATGAAACCGCCGAGGCCTGGCGCTTCGCGATTCGGCACCGCGAAGGACCGGTCGCCCTCGCCCTCACCCGCCAGGACGTGCCCACGCTCGACCGTTCGCGCTGCTCCGCCGCCGCCGGCCTGCAGCGCGGAGCCTATATTTTGTGGGAGTCGAAAATCGGCACGCCGCGAATTATCCTGATCGCTTCGGGCAGCGAAGTCTGGCCCACCTGGCAGGCGGCGCAACAACTGAATGAACGCGGCCTGGCAGTGCGGGTGATCAGCATGCCCTCATGGGAGCTGTTCGAAGCGCAGCCGCAAAGCTATCGTGAGGAGGTGCTGCCGCCGGAGGCGACGGCACGCCTGGCAGTTGAAAGCGGCATCAGCCTCGGTTGGCACAAATATATCGGACCGCACGGCAGCACGGTCACCATTGACCACCGCTATGGTGCTTCGGCGCCGGTGGCGGCGGTCATGAAAGCCTACGGTTTCACCGTGGAAAACATCGTGACGCGCGCGCTGGCGCTGCTGACTTGA
- the pheA gene encoding prephenate dehydratase, with protein MIAFQGENGAYSQEAIFETFGPETPTRACTSFNEIFQAVETGVAELGMLPIENSTAGAITQSYDLLLDHDLKIAREVIFRVRHALLANNGTTLADIRRVHSHPQALAQCERFIAEHHWEAVVAYDTAGAAKQLARTPHKEAAVIASETAARLYGLEVLARNVQDLSHNLTRFFVIAPDEPPRAEKSKTSIVFATRHLPGALYNCLGEFASRGISLTKIESRPDRRVPWHYVFYLDFEGHWSDPPCRDALVNLLSKSSFLKVLGSYPAG; from the coding sequence ATGATTGCTTTTCAGGGTGAGAACGGTGCGTATTCCCAGGAAGCCATCTTTGAAACCTTTGGGCCGGAGACGCCCACACGGGCGTGCACCTCTTTCAATGAAATTTTTCAGGCGGTGGAGACCGGCGTGGCCGAGCTCGGAATGTTGCCGATCGAGAATTCGACGGCGGGCGCGATCACCCAGTCTTATGATCTCTTGCTGGATCATGATCTCAAAATTGCGCGCGAAGTCATCTTTCGCGTGCGGCACGCACTTTTGGCAAACAACGGGACCACTCTCGCGGATATTCGACGGGTGCATTCACACCCCCAGGCCCTTGCTCAATGTGAACGTTTTATTGCCGAACATCATTGGGAAGCGGTTGTCGCCTACGATACCGCGGGCGCGGCGAAACAATTGGCCCGGACCCCGCACAAAGAGGCAGCGGTGATTGCGAGCGAGACCGCGGCACGGTTGTACGGCCTGGAGGTTCTTGCGCGCAACGTCCAGGATTTATCCCACAACCTCACGCGCTTTTTCGTCATCGCACCGGATGAACCGCCGCGCGCCGAGAAATCGAAAACTTCCATCGTCTTTGCCACCCGTCACCTCCCGGGCGCGCTCTACAATTGTTTGGGGGAGTTTGCTTCCCGCGGCATCAGTCTCACCAAAATCGAATCGCGCCCCGATCGCCGGGTGCCCTGGCATTACGTCTTTTATCTCGACTTTGAAGGACATTGGAGCGATCCCCCATGCCGCGACGCCCTCGTGAACTTGTTGAGCAAAAGTTCCTTTCTCAAAGTACTGGGTTCATATCCCGCCGGGTAA
- a CDS encoding BtpA/SgcQ family protein, with translation MTGTALQSLFPHPPVLLGMVHLPGLPGSPHAVAFDEAIAAALQDAKTLQNCGFSGILCENLGDFPYYPDQVPTETVAAMAIIADRIKACCSLPVGVNVLRNDALAALAIATAARLQFIRVNVLAGTAVTDQGVLTGKAHLLMRERRRLGAPHVQIYADIRVKHAAPLVARELAQEVEEFYDRAGCEALIVSGTGSGKEVDIEFLRAVRQAAGQRPVLIGSGLHAGNAVALLRFADGAIVGSSIKVGGQIHQRIDPQRAAALVQACHRAVP, from the coding sequence GTGACCGGAACGGCTCTGCAATCCCTCTTTCCTCATCCGCCGGTGTTGCTCGGCATGGTGCATCTCCCCGGCCTGCCGGGCAGCCCGCATGCCGTGGCTTTCGATGAAGCGATCGCGGCGGCGCTGCAGGATGCGAAGACGCTGCAGAATTGCGGCTTCTCCGGCATTCTCTGCGAAAACCTCGGCGATTTCCCCTATTACCCCGATCAAGTGCCGACTGAAACGGTGGCCGCGATGGCGATCATCGCGGATCGCATCAAGGCGTGCTGCAGCCTGCCGGTGGGGGTGAATGTGCTGCGCAATGACGCGCTCGCAGCCCTGGCAATTGCCACGGCTGCGCGGTTGCAGTTCATTCGAGTCAATGTGCTGGCCGGGACCGCAGTGACCGATCAGGGCGTGCTCACCGGCAAGGCGCATTTGTTGATGCGTGAGCGCCGGCGACTGGGCGCGCCGCACGTCCAAATCTATGCGGACATTCGCGTCAAGCATGCCGCACCGCTGGTGGCGCGCGAGCTGGCGCAGGAAGTCGAAGAGTTCTACGACCGCGCGGGTTGTGAGGCGCTGATTGTTTCCGGCACCGGCAGCGGCAAGGAAGTGGACATTGAATTTCTGCGGGCGGTCAGACAGGCGGCCGGCCAGCGACCGGTGTTGATCGGCAGCGGCCTGCATGCCGGCAACGCGGTTGCGCTGCTTCGCTTTGCTGACGGCGCGATCGTGGGCAGCTCGATCAAAGTGGGCGGGCAGATTCATCAACGCATCGATCCTCAGCGCGCGGCGGCTTTGGTGCAGGCCTGCCATCGGGCAGTCCCATAA